Proteins co-encoded in one Flavivirga eckloniae genomic window:
- a CDS encoding glycoside hydrolase family 97 protein: protein MNINYLTMKAYRIVISFFSSMIFLMSCASEHKKIEVTSPNDNVQVHFFLSEQGEPHYIVHYKKEKVVDSSKMSFELKDAEPLDDNFNIINMETSTTDETWEMLWGEDAQVRNHHNTLRVELEETSELKRRLNIVFKVYDDGLGFRYEFPKQEHLNDVVITDENTEFNLTGDHKTWWIPGDWDIYEYLYNTTAFSKIDALRHYNPKAHLGQTYVPENAVNTPVTMKTNSGIYLSFHEADLTNYAGMTLAVDTLNLKMKSELVGNSEHIKVKRQTPFETPWRTIQMADKPGDLIESKLIVNLNDPKVVDSLPYFKPMKYAGIWWDMHIGTGSWDYSGAYHAANTKYAKEMIDFASEHNIGGMLVEGWNIGWEKWWDKKKKQVHFDFVTPYPDYDLEAIVRYGKSKGVELMMHHETSADIVLYEKQLDTAFALMKSLGIHSVKTGYVGSVIPEGEYHHGQYMVNHYQKVLEKGLETQVVINAHEPIKATGKRRTYPVAVAREGVRGQEYNAWSKDGGNPPEHLTIVPFTRMLGGPIDYTPGIFNTSLKPYKQDNQINTTLAHQLALYVVLYSPVQMVPDLIKHYQGHPAMQFIKEVGVDWNASKVLDAEIGEFITVARQEKGTDHWFLGAITDENKRTIQVKLDFLDADKTYLARLYKDRSDSHYMNNPEVYDIEEKEVNSRTILELHLAEGGGCAVSLIPKL, encoded by the coding sequence ATGAACATTAATTATTTAACTATGAAAGCGTATCGTATTGTTATAAGTTTTTTTAGTAGCATGATATTTTTGATGTCCTGTGCATCAGAACATAAAAAAATAGAAGTAACATCTCCTAATGATAATGTACAGGTCCATTTTTTCCTTTCAGAACAAGGAGAACCCCATTATATAGTCCATTACAAAAAAGAAAAAGTAGTGGATTCATCTAAAATGAGTTTTGAGTTAAAGGATGCGGAACCACTTGATGACAATTTCAATATCATTAATATGGAAACGTCTACTACTGATGAAACATGGGAGATGCTTTGGGGTGAAGATGCACAGGTAAGAAACCATCATAACACATTAAGAGTTGAATTGGAAGAAACTTCAGAATTAAAAAGAAGGTTAAATATCGTATTTAAAGTTTATGATGATGGTTTAGGGTTTAGGTATGAATTCCCAAAACAAGAACATTTAAATGATGTCGTTATTACAGACGAAAATACCGAATTCAATTTAACCGGAGATCATAAAACGTGGTGGATTCCGGGAGATTGGGATATTTACGAATATTTGTATAATACCACAGCCTTTTCAAAAATAGATGCCTTAAGGCATTACAATCCTAAGGCACATTTAGGACAAACGTACGTGCCGGAAAATGCGGTTAATACCCCTGTAACCATGAAGACAAATTCTGGAATATACCTGAGTTTTCATGAAGCCGATTTAACCAATTATGCGGGTATGACTTTGGCGGTCGATACCCTGAATTTAAAAATGAAAAGTGAATTGGTTGGTAACAGCGAACATATAAAAGTAAAACGGCAAACGCCTTTTGAAACACCCTGGCGAACCATCCAGATGGCTGATAAACCTGGCGACCTCATAGAGTCTAAATTGATAGTAAATTTAAACGACCCCAAAGTTGTTGACAGCCTACCTTATTTTAAACCTATGAAATATGCAGGCATATGGTGGGATATGCATATTGGTACGGGGAGTTGGGACTATTCGGGAGCATATCATGCAGCAAATACCAAATATGCCAAGGAAATGATTGATTTTGCTTCAGAACATAATATTGGTGGCATGTTGGTGGAAGGTTGGAACATTGGTTGGGAAAAATGGTGGGACAAGAAGAAAAAGCAAGTACATTTTGATTTTGTAACACCTTATCCGGATTACGATTTAGAAGCCATAGTACGTTATGGAAAATCAAAAGGCGTTGAATTAATGATGCATCATGAAACGTCGGCAGATATTGTTCTGTATGAAAAGCAGTTGGACACAGCATTTGCTTTAATGAAATCCTTGGGCATTCACTCCGTTAAAACAGGGTATGTTGGGAGTGTTATTCCGGAAGGAGAGTATCATCATGGACAGTATATGGTTAACCATTATCAAAAAGTATTGGAAAAGGGACTGGAAACCCAAGTAGTTATTAATGCGCACGAACCAATAAAGGCAACCGGGAAACGACGTACATATCCGGTAGCGGTTGCCCGTGAAGGGGTGAGAGGACAAGAATACAATGCATGGTCTAAAGATGGTGGTAATCCGCCAGAACATTTAACCATTGTGCCTTTTACAAGAATGCTAGGCGGCCCTATAGATTATACGCCCGGTATTTTTAATACGTCATTAAAGCCTTATAAGCAAGACAATCAAATTAATACGACCCTGGCACATCAATTGGCGCTTTATGTTGTGTTATACAGTCCTGTTCAAATGGTTCCGGATTTAATAAAGCATTATCAAGGACACCCAGCCATGCAATTTATTAAAGAAGTAGGTGTGGATTGGAATGCTTCTAAAGTTTTAGATGCTGAAATAGGCGAATTTATAACGGTAGCTCGCCAAGAAAAAGGTACAGATCATTGGTTTCTAGGTGCAATTACAGATGAAAATAAAAGAACTATACAGGTGAAATTGGACTTTTTAGATGCCGATAAAACCTATTTGGCAAGATTATATAAAGATAGATCGGATTCACATTATATGAACAATCCTGAAGTTTATGACATTGAAGAAAAAGAAGTGAACAGTCGTACTATTTTGGAACTTCATTTGGCTGAAGGGGGTGGGTGTGCCGTATCTTTGATACCGAAACTTTAA
- a CDS encoding sulfatase family protein: MKNLLYVVLIATVFLSCKEVKKDAQIESTKVRPNIIFIMADDHATQAISAYGHPISQLAPTPNIDRIAEEGAIFKNNFCTNSICGPSRAVILTGKHSHVNGFRMNGDRFDGNQQTFPKLLQKAGYKTAMLGKWHLHGFPQGFDHWNILQDQGNYYNPNFISVNAQTQKVDTTMIKGYATDIVTEQAITYLNEIKDTGTPFMLMVQHKAPHRNWMPALRHVNKYDTVKFPVPETYFTDHKGSTASKEQYQTIYRDMYEGHDLKMTKKKGSPELAHNPWTTDFERMTPEQRATWDKAYQPKNDAFHDASLSGKDLDLWKLQRYLQDYLATIAAVDEGVGRILDYLKANGLEENTIVVYTTDQGFYLGEKGWFDKRFMYEESLEMPMLMKYPKVIKSGTEITALTQNLDFAETFLDFAGVDIPEDMQGKSLKPLVTNMIGDDDFRDAIYYHYYDFPAFHMVKKMYGVRTKRYKLIHVYDDIDAWELYDLEKDPNEINNLINDVSYDGVEEKLRMRLKALQQTYNVTEKEFQRANPKAIKRAYKGFERLRGQPMKAYEH; this comes from the coding sequence ATGAAAAACCTGTTATACGTTGTGCTAATAGCTACTGTATTTCTATCCTGTAAAGAAGTAAAAAAGGATGCTCAAATTGAAAGTACAAAAGTAAGGCCTAATATTATTTTTATTATGGCAGACGACCATGCTACTCAAGCCATAAGCGCTTATGGACACCCTATAAGTCAATTAGCACCCACCCCGAATATAGATAGAATTGCAGAAGAAGGTGCGATTTTCAAAAATAATTTCTGTACCAATTCTATTTGTGGCCCCAGTCGTGCTGTGATTTTAACAGGGAAACATAGTCATGTGAATGGGTTTAGAATGAATGGAGACCGTTTTGATGGCAATCAACAAACCTTCCCTAAATTATTGCAAAAAGCAGGATATAAAACAGCCATGCTCGGAAAATGGCATTTGCATGGATTTCCGCAGGGGTTTGATCATTGGAATATTCTACAAGATCAAGGGAACTATTATAACCCTAATTTTATTTCTGTAAATGCGCAAACTCAAAAAGTGGATACTACAATGATAAAGGGTTATGCCACTGATATTGTAACGGAACAAGCAATTACATATTTGAATGAAATTAAAGATACCGGAACACCTTTTATGCTCATGGTACAGCACAAGGCACCACACAGAAATTGGATGCCCGCACTACGCCATGTTAATAAATATGATACCGTTAAATTTCCGGTGCCCGAGACTTATTTTACAGATCATAAAGGTTCAACCGCTTCAAAAGAGCAGTACCAAACCATTTATCGGGATATGTATGAGGGGCATGATTTAAAAATGACCAAGAAAAAGGGGAGTCCGGAATTGGCACACAATCCGTGGACCACAGATTTTGAGCGTATGACACCGGAACAACGAGCTACTTGGGACAAAGCATACCAACCCAAAAATGATGCTTTTCACGATGCTAGCTTATCTGGAAAGGATCTGGACTTATGGAAATTACAGCGTTATTTACAAGATTATCTGGCAACTATAGCGGCAGTAGATGAAGGTGTGGGACGCATTCTGGATTATTTAAAAGCAAACGGTTTAGAAGAGAATACGATAGTGGTCTATACCACAGACCAAGGCTTTTATTTAGGTGAAAAAGGCTGGTTTGATAAGCGGTTTATGTATGAAGAGTCACTAGAAATGCCCATGCTCATGAAATACCCAAAGGTTATTAAATCGGGAACAGAAATAACAGCACTAACTCAAAACTTAGATTTTGCTGAAACGTTTTTGGATTTTGCCGGTGTCGATATCCCAGAAGATATGCAAGGAAAATCGTTAAAGCCATTAGTTACTAATATGATTGGAGATGATGACTTTCGAGATGCTATCTACTACCATTATTACGATTTTCCGGCATTTCACATGGTAAAAAAAATGTATGGTGTTCGTACAAAACGGTATAAGCTAATTCATGTGTACGATGATATTGATGCATGGGAATTGTACGATTTGGAAAAAGACCCAAACGAAATCAACAATCTTATAAACGATGTGAGTTATGATGGGGTAGAAGAGAAGCTTAGAATGAGACTAAAAGCTTTACAACAAACATATAATGTTACTGAAAAAGAGTTTCAGCGTGCTAATCCCAAAGCCATTAAGCGTGCTTATAAAGGGTTTGAAAGGTTAAGAGGGCAACCCATGAAAGCTTATGAACATTAA
- a CDS encoding endonuclease/exonuclease/phosphatase family protein: protein MHKDFNDLSTALKATVCNLLLLFFGLGFLFGQETTKVMTYNIKLDHPKEGKHSWDNRKDLITGQINFYEPDVFGVQEALPNQMQYLDSTLVNYNYVGVGRDDGKNSGEYSAIFYKKASFEVIESSTFWLSETPTKVSMGWDAVCNRVCTYALFKNKKTNKHFWVFNTHFDHVGKQAKKESPKLILQKIQELNSKICPTVLMGDFNLKPETESIQFIKKHFSDSKETSENPVFGPSGTFNGFHFDKPVTDRIDYIFVSKRNIEVRKYAVLSDSKDCKYPSDHLPVLVFLKF, encoded by the coding sequence ATGCATAAAGATTTTAATGACCTTTCGACTGCGCTCAAGGCGACAGTCTGTAATTTACTATTACTGTTTTTTGGTTTAGGTTTTTTGTTTGGACAAGAGACGACTAAAGTCATGACATACAATATCAAATTAGATCACCCAAAAGAAGGTAAACATAGTTGGGATAACCGTAAGGACTTGATAACCGGACAGATTAATTTCTACGAACCGGATGTATTTGGTGTGCAGGAAGCACTTCCAAATCAAATGCAATATCTGGATAGTACCCTTGTAAATTATAACTATGTAGGTGTGGGGCGCGACGATGGAAAAAACTCAGGTGAGTATTCAGCCATATTTTATAAAAAAGCATCGTTTGAGGTTATTGAAAGTAGCACATTTTGGCTTTCTGAAACTCCGACTAAAGTTTCTATGGGGTGGGATGCCGTTTGCAACAGAGTGTGTACGTATGCACTTTTTAAGAACAAAAAAACAAATAAACATTTTTGGGTGTTTAACACGCATTTCGACCATGTTGGTAAGCAGGCGAAAAAAGAAAGTCCAAAATTGATTCTTCAAAAAATACAAGAATTGAATTCTAAGATTTGCCCGACTGTTTTAATGGGAGATTTTAATTTAAAACCAGAAACCGAAAGTATTCAATTTATAAAAAAACATTTTAGTGATTCTAAAGAGACTTCAGAAAATCCTGTTTTTGGACCATCTGGAACATTTAACGGCTTTCATTTTGATAAACCGGTAACCGACAGGATAGATTATATTTTTGTCAGTAAAAGAAATATTGAAGTTCGTAAATATGCCGTGTTGAGTGATTCTAAAGATTGTAAATATCCGTCGGATCACCTGCCAGTTTTAGTCTTTCTTAAATTTTAG
- a CDS encoding hybrid sensor histidine kinase/response regulator transcription factor, whose product MSLKKRFYSIIMILILFCSNIWAQKTDQDFNFVNIKEGISKVGIYSITQDNYGFIWIGTNGSGLYKFDGIDYTSYKFKHEDSTSISSNLIFSSYLGKNNDLWVGTEEGLNLYDRDLDRFKKIELNEANISVLSINEDNNGNLYIGSGFGLFKFNLKTRKAVKIPNKDAVTPGINSIQINDDGVVFLGTSIGLRQIDTISNQIVKPKTVQGISDADFDAPIQYMLIDTENNIWAGTYGNGVYKYKLQNKDIVGFSQFPISSKRILSLVELPDNSFLAGSENDGLFHMNSDGSLIKTYLHNKTDENSIRSNSIWSLFMDSNERIWMGYYNNGIAISDKLFDKFNNIESLSSNSNSLQTGSVTGIVKDDKYKLWISMDGGGIDVFDVKTSKMDHINLSNNKLYSGLTSDYIQTIFIDSRQNIWAGSWDNGIYILKKGEKTFTNINVKNSNGKLLSNAILSIDEDNDGIIWIGAFYNGLYSFNLATNELKNYNSKQFVDHGITTSDVRKVLVDSDETIWLGTTAGLFKIDKVSGDELSITPFSKRMSEAYNNLKSSNHILSLYQSSNNYIWIGTRGAGLCRYDKKKDVFKWYNKFSGLNEENIAGIIEDQDGHIWVSGNSGISKLNIATNAVTNYTTNDGLLSDDFNFNATLKDDDGILYFGNYKGIDYFNPKDLIVNSSVPSLYLTGLKIFNKEVVPNKEDSPLFKVISETNSLEFNHKESVFTIEYTGINYTRPEKNQYAYYLEGLEESWNYVGNKRSATYTNLDYGDYTFKLKAANNDGIWNETPLTLKITILPPWWKTKIAVVCYIVLFFLALFLLNILTQARVKEKEMIRNERIQRVQEDKLSEKKIQFFTNISHEFRTPLTLIINPLQDVLKDATLNLPFSVKERLNIVYKNTERLYRLINELMDFRKLELNKVNIKVEKFNLVDFSKEMVSYFKEEAYNRNICLTIDADVPNLPVWADESMLEKIIFNLLSNAFKVTPDGGAISIEILSTEEPIRLPLVDEVNLSKAIEIRISDTGPGLEKDQLDKIFQRFYQVDRINKTYYGGTGIGLEVVQNFVSLHKGEIEVESSLGQGTSFRVLLPEGKKHFNDKEFLSASVVKPSGQKKFVLNIDEDDTVSKDEQEAISKSKTLLIVEDSAELRNYLKRELKNSYKILVANNGVEGLRLAEKASPDIIITDVIMPEMNGFEFCNAIKSDIKTSHIPLLMLTAKTRIEDRIEGVGFGADAYMVKPFDMRLLKLRLVQLIKSRQSIFDKYFGDVSGKEESESASSIAIDKEFIQKVLKYVNDNMSDTELSVELLASQVSLSRSRLYRKIKGLTGQTVTEFIRKVRLQRAKQILEKGNSNISEVCYKVGFSSPSYFTKCFKAHFGILPTDVEVKES is encoded by the coding sequence ATGAGTTTAAAAAAGAGGTTTTATTCTATAATAATGATCTTGATTCTTTTTTGCTCCAATATTTGGGCTCAAAAAACAGATCAAGACTTTAACTTTGTTAATATTAAAGAAGGTATTTCTAAGGTTGGAATATATTCAATAACTCAAGATAATTATGGTTTTATATGGATAGGAACAAATGGTTCTGGTCTATATAAGTTTGATGGTATAGATTACACATCTTATAAATTCAAGCATGAAGATTCAACATCAATAAGTAGCAACCTTATTTTTTCCTCTTACTTAGGAAAAAATAATGACCTCTGGGTGGGTACAGAAGAAGGCTTAAACCTTTACGATAGAGATTTAGATCGATTTAAAAAAATTGAATTAAATGAAGCTAATATCTCTGTTTTAAGCATCAATGAAGATAATAATGGAAATCTTTATATCGGTAGTGGGTTTGGTTTGTTTAAATTCAATTTAAAAACCAGAAAAGCAGTAAAAATACCTAATAAAGATGCTGTTACCCCCGGAATAAATAGCATACAAATTAATGATGATGGTGTTGTGTTTTTAGGAACTAGTATAGGACTTAGACAAATAGATACCATTAGCAATCAAATAGTAAAACCCAAAACAGTTCAAGGAATCTCTGATGCCGATTTTGATGCACCAATTCAGTATATGTTAATTGATACTGAAAATAATATATGGGCAGGTACCTATGGTAATGGTGTTTATAAATATAAACTTCAAAATAAAGATATTGTTGGTTTTTCTCAGTTTCCAATTAGTAGTAAACGCATCCTATCACTAGTAGAATTACCAGATAATTCTTTTTTGGCAGGATCTGAAAACGATGGTCTTTTCCATATGAATTCTGATGGATCACTAATTAAAACCTACCTACATAATAAAACAGATGAAAATAGTATTCGTTCAAATTCAATATGGTCCTTATTTATGGATTCAAATGAAAGAATATGGATGGGGTATTACAATAACGGTATTGCAATAAGTGATAAGTTATTTGATAAATTTAACAATATTGAAAGTTTAAGTAGTAATTCAAACTCGTTACAAACAGGTTCAGTTACAGGAATTGTTAAGGACGATAAATATAAATTATGGATCTCAATGGATGGAGGTGGTATTGATGTATTTGATGTTAAAACATCCAAAATGGATCATATTAATTTATCGAATAACAAGCTGTATTCAGGTTTAACAAGTGATTATATTCAAACTATTTTCATTGATAGTAGGCAGAATATTTGGGCTGGTAGTTGGGATAATGGTATTTATATTCTTAAAAAAGGAGAAAAAACATTTACTAATATCAATGTTAAAAATTCAAACGGTAAACTGTTATCAAATGCGATTTTAAGTATTGATGAAGACAACGATGGTATTATTTGGATAGGAGCCTTTTATAACGGATTGTATTCTTTCAACCTAGCAACAAATGAATTGAAAAATTACAATTCAAAACAGTTTGTCGATCATGGTATTACCACTAGTGATGTTAGAAAAGTATTAGTAGATTCAGATGAAACCATTTGGTTAGGTACTACAGCTGGCCTGTTTAAAATTGATAAAGTTAGTGGAGATGAATTGTCCATTACACCATTTTCAAAGCGTATGAGCGAAGCTTATAACAACCTAAAAAGCTCCAATCATATATTATCATTATACCAAAGTTCAAACAACTATATCTGGATAGGAACAAGAGGCGCCGGACTTTGTAGGTATGACAAAAAGAAAGACGTATTTAAATGGTACAATAAATTTTCTGGCTTAAATGAAGAAAATATAGCAGGCATTATTGAAGACCAAGATGGTCATATTTGGGTAAGTGGTAATTCTGGTATTTCTAAATTGAATATAGCAACAAATGCGGTTACCAACTACACGACAAACGACGGATTGCTCTCAGACGATTTTAATTTTAATGCCACCTTAAAAGATGATGATGGGATACTTTATTTTGGTAATTATAAAGGTATCGATTACTTTAATCCTAAAGATCTGATTGTTAATTCTAGTGTCCCATCATTATATTTAACAGGTCTGAAAATTTTCAATAAAGAAGTTGTTCCAAATAAAGAAGATTCTCCACTTTTTAAAGTGATTTCCGAAACAAATAGTTTAGAATTCAACCATAAAGAATCTGTATTTACTATAGAGTATACAGGAATTAATTATACACGGCCAGAGAAAAATCAGTATGCCTATTATTTAGAAGGGCTTGAAGAATCATGGAATTATGTAGGAAACAAGCGAAGTGCCACCTATACCAATTTAGATTATGGCGATTATACATTTAAATTAAAAGCTGCAAATAATGATGGTATTTGGAATGAGACACCTTTAACTTTAAAGATCACAATCCTTCCGCCATGGTGGAAAACCAAAATAGCTGTGGTTTGTTATATTGTATTATTCTTTTTAGCACTGTTTTTATTAAATATACTAACACAAGCCAGAGTCAAAGAAAAAGAGATGATTCGAAACGAACGCATTCAGCGTGTTCAAGAAGATAAATTAAGTGAAAAGAAAATACAGTTTTTTACTAATATTTCCCATGAATTTAGAACGCCACTTACATTAATAATAAACCCTCTACAAGATGTCTTAAAAGATGCAACCTTAAATTTGCCATTTTCAGTTAAGGAACGACTTAATATTGTTTATAAAAATACCGAAAGACTTTATAGATTGATTAATGAATTAATGGATTTTAGAAAACTTGAGTTGAATAAAGTCAATATAAAAGTGGAAAAATTTAACCTGGTTGATTTCTCAAAAGAGATGGTGAGCTATTTTAAAGAAGAAGCTTACAATAGGAATATATGTCTTACAATTGATGCCGATGTACCGAATTTGCCAGTTTGGGCAGATGAAAGTATGCTAGAAAAAATTATTTTTAATTTACTTTCCAACGCTTTTAAAGTTACACCAGACGGCGGTGCAATAAGTATAGAAATATTATCAACAGAAGAGCCTATAAGATTACCTCTTGTAGATGAGGTTAATCTTAGTAAAGCTATTGAAATAAGAATTTCAGATACAGGTCCAGGGTTGGAAAAAGATCAACTGGATAAAATTTTCCAACGTTTTTATCAAGTAGATAGAATAAACAAAACCTACTACGGAGGAACAGGTATAGGTTTAGAAGTTGTGCAAAACTTCGTGTCTTTACATAAGGGTGAAATAGAAGTAGAAAGCAGCTTAGGACAAGGTACTAGTTTTAGGGTATTATTGCCAGAAGGCAAAAAACATTTTAATGATAAGGAGTTTTTAAGTGCATCGGTTGTAAAACCATCCGGACAGAAAAAATTCGTTTTAAATATCGATGAAGATGATACGGTTTCTAAAGATGAACAAGAGGCAATATCTAAATCAAAAACATTGCTTATAGTAGAAGATAGCGCAGAATTGAGAAATTATTTAAAACGAGAATTAAAAAACTCATATAAAATATTAGTGGCTAATAATGGCGTTGAAGGATTGAGACTTGCAGAAAAGGCGAGTCCAGATATTATTATTACCGATGTTATCATGCCAGAAATGAATGGTTTTGAGTTCTGCAATGCGATTAAAAGTGATATAAAAACCAGTCACATTCCCCTTTTAATGCTAACAGCTAAAACTAGAATAGAAGATCGTATTGAAGGTGTTGGTTTTGGTGCCGATGCCTATATGGTTAAGCCATTTGATATGAGATTGCTAAAATTACGCTTAGTTCAGTTAATAAAAAGTAGGCAATCCATATTTGATAAATACTTCGGGGATGTTAGTGGAAAAGAAGAAAGTGAGAGTGCCTCATCTATTGCAATTGATAAAGAATTTATACAAAAAGTTCTTAAATATGTAAACGATAATATGAGCGATACAGAGTTAAGTGTAGAACTTTTGGCTTCGCAAGTAAGTTTAAGTAGAAGTAGGTTATATAGAAAAATAAAAGGACTTAC
- the fsa gene encoding fructose-6-phosphate aldolase, with protein MKFFIDTANLSDIAEAQALGVLDGVTTNPSLMAKEGITGEANILAHYQNICDLVKGDVSAEVISTDFDGMVKEGEALAALHPQIVVKLPMIAAGVKACKYFSNKGIRTNVTLVFSAGQALLAAKAGATYVSPFLGRLDDISTDGLNLIAEIRLIYDNYGFETQILAASIRHTMHVIDCAKLGSDVMTGPLSSITGLLKHPLTDIGLAKFLEDYKKGNH; from the coding sequence ATGAAATTTTTTATTGACACAGCAAATTTAAGTGATATTGCAGAAGCACAAGCCTTAGGCGTTTTAGATGGTGTTACAACAAATCCATCATTAATGGCAAAAGAAGGTATAACTGGGGAAGCTAATATTTTAGCACATTATCAAAACATTTGTGATTTAGTTAAAGGTGATGTAAGCGCTGAAGTAATTTCAACAGATTTTGATGGTATGGTAAAAGAAGGTGAAGCTTTAGCAGCATTACATCCTCAAATAGTGGTGAAGTTACCAATGATAGCAGCTGGTGTAAAAGCGTGTAAATATTTTTCAAATAAGGGCATTAGAACTAATGTCACATTAGTTTTTTCTGCAGGCCAGGCATTATTAGCAGCAAAAGCCGGAGCCACTTATGTGTCACCGTTTTTAGGGCGATTAGACGATATCTCGACAGATGGGTTAAACTTAATTGCAGAAATTAGATTAATTTATGATAACTACGGCTTTGAAACTCAAATTTTAGCCGCATCTATACGCCACACCATGCATGTGATCGATTGTGCTAAATTAGGATCTGATGTCATGACAGGACCATTATCATCAATTACGGGGTTACTTAAGCACCCTTTAACGGATATAGGTTTAGCAAAATTTTTAGAAGATTATAAAAAAGGGAATCATTAG